The Punica granatum isolate Tunisia-2019 chromosome 4, ASM765513v2, whole genome shotgun sequence sequence GTCTTTTACAGTCGGTAGTTCTCCTTCACTTCAGGTGGTCGCAGATTGCGGCGCAGCTTCCTGGGAGGACGGACAACGAGATTAAGAACCTGTGGAACTCATGCCTCAAGAAGAAGCTCAGGCAGAGGGGAATCGACCCCGTCACCCACCGGCCCCTGTCCGAGGCCGAATATGGCGACGAAGAGGCTGACAAGTCCGCCAAGAGCAGCCAGGATGCCCAGGACATGCCAGGTGCTGCCTCAGGATCGAGCTCGACCAATGAGCTCAATCTCCTCAGCACGCCTAACTCCAGACAAGCGACAAGCATCCTCGAAATAGAGAACTGCTCGGGATTGAAGACTCCGAGCAGTTTCAACAGGGACCACCTGTTCATGGTGCAGGACGGATACATGCCGGAAAGTTCCGACTTCGCGGGGAATTATCCGGCGGTTTCCACCCAATTCAGTTCCGATTGGGTTCACACCTTCGTGACACATCCTGATCAGTTCTCCACCACTTCAAGCAAGGCAGCATCGTCTTCCATGATTCAGCCGTTATCGACCAGCATGCTCTTCCCGATCACTGTCCCTCCCTCCATGAATCCTCAGCTCAAGCCGCTGATACCGTTCAGTGAGAACTGGGACACAGGCAACAATGGAAATCTGAGTGTCTTCGACAACAATGTATTCGGTTCATGGGGATTGCCGGCTCAACAAGCCCAAGTCCAGTCGCTCGAAGGCCAACCCGAATATCTCCAAGTCCAGAATCAGCTTCTAAACATGGCTGTGACTCTGCAGAACCAGACCCAACATCAATCCAATTTCTACAGTCAGATGAAACCAGACATCAACTTCATTCCTAGTACTTCTGGTGCTATGTGGATTCAAGAAGAACAGCCAGGAGGAGCACctgcagaagaagaagctgtACCAGATTCTGACAATACTTCCTGTGTTAAGGATGTTCAGAGACTAACTGCGCTGTTTGGACATatgtagcaaaaaaaaaaaaattccatacTTTTCGCAGGAGaagaaggggggaaaaaactGGTAAGTGCCTCTAAaaccctttctttttcttttttttttttcccatttgtgTATTGGTCTGATTCAAACATTTTCATTCAATCATTTTGTTCTGCCcatgaaaaattttacattCCCGGTGTCAGATTTCCAACGGCCCCATTTGCTGAACGAGCCACGCCCGTCCAATGGTCCTGGGATCTCCTGGACAGTTTGGCCTGTGATTGTAGGCCGCCATTACCGTGATCGTAAATTATTGAGAAAGAGAATTGATATTTACTGTTGGGTTTTGTGGTTGCTGGCAGACATCTGCAATGCTGTgaatatgtttttcttttggttgtGTTTTTTTAAGGTAATTCGATTCCTGGATTGTTGCATATAACAGGGTAGGGTATTTCTTTGCCAAGTTTAAGgatgatatgtatatatatggatgaTGTTATGGCTGTCTATCACTTTCTTCAGGAGATAACAGATCTACATCACTTTCTTGCATGCTGCATATGTGACGATCAATCGATCGTTACT is a genomic window containing:
- the LOC116202771 gene encoding transcription factor MYB61-like; amino-acid sequence: MGRHSCCYKQKLRKGLWSPEEDEKLLRHITLYGHGCWSSVPKQAGLQRCGKSCRLRWINYLRPDLKRGAFSQEEENLIIELHAVLGNRWSQIAAQLPGRTDNEIKNLWNSCLKKKLRQRGIDPVTHRPLSEAEYGDEEADKSAKSSQDAQDMPGAASGSSSTNELNLLSTPNSRQATSILEIENCSGLKTPSSFNRDHLFMVQDGYMPESSDFAGNYPAVSTQFSSDWVHTFVTHPDQFSTTSSKAASSSMIQPLSTSMLFPITVPPSMNPQLKPLIPFSENWDTGNNGNLSVFDNNVFGSWGLPAQQAQVQSLEGQPEYLQVQNQLLNMAVTLQNQTQHQSNFYSQMKPDINFIPSTSGAMWIQEEQPGGAPAEEEAVPDSDNTSCVKDVQRLTALFGHM